One genomic region from Amia ocellicauda isolate fAmiCal2 chromosome 4, fAmiCal2.hap1, whole genome shotgun sequence encodes:
- the LOC136748151 gene encoding ubiquitin-conjugating enzyme E2 Q2 isoform X4, with amino-acid sequence MSVSGLKAELKFLESIFDPNHERFRIIDWKPDELSCQFNVTGEKLLIIHCNITESYPSTPPIWFVDSDDPSLAAVLERLEDVRKGSTLLLQQLKRLICDLCRLYNLPQHPDVEMLDQPLPAGQNGTTEEVTSEEEEEEEMGEDIEDLDHYEMKEEEPVDGKKSEDDGIEKENLAILEKIRKNQRQDHLNGAVSGSVQASDRLMKELREIYRSQSYKSGIYSVELVNDSLYEWHVKLRTVDPDSPLHSDLQVLKEKEGMDYILLNFSYKDNFPFDPPFVRVVSPVLSGGYVLGGGALCMELLTKQGWSSAYSIESVIMQINATLVKGKARVQFGANKNQYNLARAQQSYKSLVQIHEKNGWYTPPKEDG; translated from the exons ATGTCGGTGTCGGGGCTGAAGGCCGAGCTCAAGTTCCTGGAGTCCATCTTCGACCCGAACCACGAACGCTTCCGAATCATCGACTGGAAACCCGACGAGCTGAGCTGCCAGTTCAACGTCACCGGCGAGAAGCTGCTCATCATCCACTGCAACATCACG GAATCGTACCCCTCTACACCACCAATATGGTTTGTGGACTCCGATGACCCCAGCTTGGCAGCGGTGCTGGAGCGTCTTGAGGATGTCAGGAAGGGAAGCACTCTG CTCCTACAACAGCTGAAGCGTCTCATCTGTGATCTTTGCCGGCTGTATAATCTGCCACAGCATCCTGATGTAGAAATGCTGGATCAGCCACTTCCTGCTGGACAG AATGGAACAACAGAGGAAGTGACAtctgaagaagaggaggaggaagaaatgGGAGAG GATATCGAAGATCTGGACCACTATGAGATGAAAGAAGAAGAACCAGTGGATGGGAAAAAGTCAGAGGATGATGGGATTGAGAAAGAGAATCTGGCGATTCTGGAGAAAATCCGAAAGAATCAGAGGCAGGACCACTTGAAC GGTGCTGTATCTGGTTCAGTGCAGGCTTCAGACCGCCTCATGAAAGAACTCAGGGAGATCTACAGGTCACAGAGTTATAAGTCAG GAATTTATTCAGTGGAGCTTGTCAATGACAGCCTTTATGAGTGGCATGTCAAGCTGCGAAC GGTGGATCCAGATAGTCCATTACATAGTGACTTGCAGGTTTTAAAGGAAAAGGAAGGGATGGATTACATCCTGCTCAATTTCTCTTATAAA GATAATTTCCCGTTTGATCCCCCTTTTGTGCGGGTAGTTTCACCTGTGCTTTCTGGAGG TTATGTTCTGGGTGGAGGAGCCTTATGTATGGAACTTCTTACAAAACAG GGCTGGAGCAGTGCCTATTCCATAGAGTCTGTCATCATGCAGATTAACGCCACTTTAGTCAAAGGAAAAGCCAGAGTGCAGTTTGGAGCCAATAAG AACCAGTACAATCTTGCCAGAGCACAACAGTCATACAAATCCCTGGTGCAGATTCATGAAAAAAATG GCTGGTATACACCCCCTAAAGAGGATGGGTAA
- the LOC136748151 gene encoding ubiquitin-conjugating enzyme E2 Q2 isoform X3 encodes MSVSGLKAELKFLESIFDPNHERFRIIDWKPDELSCQFNVTGEKLLIIHCNITESYPSTPPIWFVDSDDPSLAAVLERLEDVRKGSTLLLQQLKRLICDLCRLYNLPQHPDVEMLDQPLPAGQNGTTEEVTSEEEEEEEMGEQDIEDLDHYEMKEEEPVDGKKSEDDGIEKENLAILEKIRKNQRQDHLNGAVSGSVQASDRLMKELREIYRSQSYKSGIYSVELVNDSLYEWHVKLRTVDPDSPLHSDLQVLKEKEGMDYILLNFSYKDNFPFDPPFVRVVSPVLSGGYVLGGGALCMELLTKQGWSSAYSIESVIMQINATLVKGKARVQFGANKNQYNLARAQQSYKSLVQIHEKNGWYTPPKEDG; translated from the exons ATGTCGGTGTCGGGGCTGAAGGCCGAGCTCAAGTTCCTGGAGTCCATCTTCGACCCGAACCACGAACGCTTCCGAATCATCGACTGGAAACCCGACGAGCTGAGCTGCCAGTTCAACGTCACCGGCGAGAAGCTGCTCATCATCCACTGCAACATCACG GAATCGTACCCCTCTACACCACCAATATGGTTTGTGGACTCCGATGACCCCAGCTTGGCAGCGGTGCTGGAGCGTCTTGAGGATGTCAGGAAGGGAAGCACTCTG CTCCTACAACAGCTGAAGCGTCTCATCTGTGATCTTTGCCGGCTGTATAATCTGCCACAGCATCCTGATGTAGAAATGCTGGATCAGCCACTTCCTGCTGGACAG AATGGAACAACAGAGGAAGTGACAtctgaagaagaggaggaggaagaaatgGGAGAG CAGGATATCGAAGATCTGGACCACTATGAGATGAAAGAAGAAGAACCAGTGGATGGGAAAAAGTCAGAGGATGATGGGATTGAGAAAGAGAATCTGGCGATTCTGGAGAAAATCCGAAAGAATCAGAGGCAGGACCACTTGAAC GGTGCTGTATCTGGTTCAGTGCAGGCTTCAGACCGCCTCATGAAAGAACTCAGGGAGATCTACAGGTCACAGAGTTATAAGTCAG GAATTTATTCAGTGGAGCTTGTCAATGACAGCCTTTATGAGTGGCATGTCAAGCTGCGAAC GGTGGATCCAGATAGTCCATTACATAGTGACTTGCAGGTTTTAAAGGAAAAGGAAGGGATGGATTACATCCTGCTCAATTTCTCTTATAAA GATAATTTCCCGTTTGATCCCCCTTTTGTGCGGGTAGTTTCACCTGTGCTTTCTGGAGG TTATGTTCTGGGTGGAGGAGCCTTATGTATGGAACTTCTTACAAAACAG GGCTGGAGCAGTGCCTATTCCATAGAGTCTGTCATCATGCAGATTAACGCCACTTTAGTCAAAGGAAAAGCCAGAGTGCAGTTTGGAGCCAATAAG AACCAGTACAATCTTGCCAGAGCACAACAGTCATACAAATCCCTGGTGCAGATTCATGAAAAAAATG GCTGGTATACACCCCCTAAAGAGGATGGGTAA
- the LOC136748151 gene encoding ubiquitin-conjugating enzyme E2 Q2 isoform X2, with amino-acid sequence MSVSGLKAELKFLESIFDPNHERFRIIDWKPDELSCQFNVTGEKLLIIHCNITESYPSTPPIWFVDSDDPSLAAVLERLEDVRKGSTLLLQQLKRLICDLCRLYNLPQHPDVEMLDQPLPAGQNGTTEEVTSEEEEEEEMGEDIEDLDHYEMKEEEPVDGKKSEDDGIEKENLAILEKIRKNQRQDHLNVSAHSGAVSGSVQASDRLMKELREIYRSQSYKSGIYSVELVNDSLYEWHVKLRTVDPDSPLHSDLQVLKEKEGMDYILLNFSYKDNFPFDPPFVRVVSPVLSGGYVLGGGALCMELLTKQGWSSAYSIESVIMQINATLVKGKARVQFGANKNQYNLARAQQSYKSLVQIHEKNGWYTPPKEDG; translated from the exons ATGTCGGTGTCGGGGCTGAAGGCCGAGCTCAAGTTCCTGGAGTCCATCTTCGACCCGAACCACGAACGCTTCCGAATCATCGACTGGAAACCCGACGAGCTGAGCTGCCAGTTCAACGTCACCGGCGAGAAGCTGCTCATCATCCACTGCAACATCACG GAATCGTACCCCTCTACACCACCAATATGGTTTGTGGACTCCGATGACCCCAGCTTGGCAGCGGTGCTGGAGCGTCTTGAGGATGTCAGGAAGGGAAGCACTCTG CTCCTACAACAGCTGAAGCGTCTCATCTGTGATCTTTGCCGGCTGTATAATCTGCCACAGCATCCTGATGTAGAAATGCTGGATCAGCCACTTCCTGCTGGACAG AATGGAACAACAGAGGAAGTGACAtctgaagaagaggaggaggaagaaatgGGAGAG GATATCGAAGATCTGGACCACTATGAGATGAAAGAAGAAGAACCAGTGGATGGGAAAAAGTCAGAGGATGATGGGATTGAGAAAGAGAATCTGGCGATTCTGGAGAAAATCCGAAAGAATCAGAGGCAGGACCACTTGAACGTAAGTGCTCATTCG GGTGCTGTATCTGGTTCAGTGCAGGCTTCAGACCGCCTCATGAAAGAACTCAGGGAGATCTACAGGTCACAGAGTTATAAGTCAG GAATTTATTCAGTGGAGCTTGTCAATGACAGCCTTTATGAGTGGCATGTCAAGCTGCGAAC GGTGGATCCAGATAGTCCATTACATAGTGACTTGCAGGTTTTAAAGGAAAAGGAAGGGATGGATTACATCCTGCTCAATTTCTCTTATAAA GATAATTTCCCGTTTGATCCCCCTTTTGTGCGGGTAGTTTCACCTGTGCTTTCTGGAGG TTATGTTCTGGGTGGAGGAGCCTTATGTATGGAACTTCTTACAAAACAG GGCTGGAGCAGTGCCTATTCCATAGAGTCTGTCATCATGCAGATTAACGCCACTTTAGTCAAAGGAAAAGCCAGAGTGCAGTTTGGAGCCAATAAG AACCAGTACAATCTTGCCAGAGCACAACAGTCATACAAATCCCTGGTGCAGATTCATGAAAAAAATG GCTGGTATACACCCCCTAAAGAGGATGGGTAA
- the LOC136748151 gene encoding ubiquitin-conjugating enzyme E2 Q2 isoform X1 produces MSVSGLKAELKFLESIFDPNHERFRIIDWKPDELSCQFNVTGEKLLIIHCNITESYPSTPPIWFVDSDDPSLAAVLERLEDVRKGSTLLLQQLKRLICDLCRLYNLPQHPDVEMLDQPLPAGQNGTTEEVTSEEEEEEEMGEQDIEDLDHYEMKEEEPVDGKKSEDDGIEKENLAILEKIRKNQRQDHLNVSAHSGAVSGSVQASDRLMKELREIYRSQSYKSGIYSVELVNDSLYEWHVKLRTVDPDSPLHSDLQVLKEKEGMDYILLNFSYKDNFPFDPPFVRVVSPVLSGGYVLGGGALCMELLTKQGWSSAYSIESVIMQINATLVKGKARVQFGANKNQYNLARAQQSYKSLVQIHEKNGWYTPPKEDG; encoded by the exons ATGTCGGTGTCGGGGCTGAAGGCCGAGCTCAAGTTCCTGGAGTCCATCTTCGACCCGAACCACGAACGCTTCCGAATCATCGACTGGAAACCCGACGAGCTGAGCTGCCAGTTCAACGTCACCGGCGAGAAGCTGCTCATCATCCACTGCAACATCACG GAATCGTACCCCTCTACACCACCAATATGGTTTGTGGACTCCGATGACCCCAGCTTGGCAGCGGTGCTGGAGCGTCTTGAGGATGTCAGGAAGGGAAGCACTCTG CTCCTACAACAGCTGAAGCGTCTCATCTGTGATCTTTGCCGGCTGTATAATCTGCCACAGCATCCTGATGTAGAAATGCTGGATCAGCCACTTCCTGCTGGACAG AATGGAACAACAGAGGAAGTGACAtctgaagaagaggaggaggaagaaatgGGAGAG CAGGATATCGAAGATCTGGACCACTATGAGATGAAAGAAGAAGAACCAGTGGATGGGAAAAAGTCAGAGGATGATGGGATTGAGAAAGAGAATCTGGCGATTCTGGAGAAAATCCGAAAGAATCAGAGGCAGGACCACTTGAACGTAAGTGCTCATTCG GGTGCTGTATCTGGTTCAGTGCAGGCTTCAGACCGCCTCATGAAAGAACTCAGGGAGATCTACAGGTCACAGAGTTATAAGTCAG GAATTTATTCAGTGGAGCTTGTCAATGACAGCCTTTATGAGTGGCATGTCAAGCTGCGAAC GGTGGATCCAGATAGTCCATTACATAGTGACTTGCAGGTTTTAAAGGAAAAGGAAGGGATGGATTACATCCTGCTCAATTTCTCTTATAAA GATAATTTCCCGTTTGATCCCCCTTTTGTGCGGGTAGTTTCACCTGTGCTTTCTGGAGG TTATGTTCTGGGTGGAGGAGCCTTATGTATGGAACTTCTTACAAAACAG GGCTGGAGCAGTGCCTATTCCATAGAGTCTGTCATCATGCAGATTAACGCCACTTTAGTCAAAGGAAAAGCCAGAGTGCAGTTTGGAGCCAATAAG AACCAGTACAATCTTGCCAGAGCACAACAGTCATACAAATCCCTGGTGCAGATTCATGAAAAAAATG GCTGGTATACACCCCCTAAAGAGGATGGGTAA